From Caldicellulosiruptor hydrothermalis 108, a single genomic window includes:
- a CDS encoding RusA family crossover junction endodeoxyribonuclease, with amino-acid sequence MYKVVIPGRPIPKGRPRFNRRTGAVYNPERTRQYEQLVGWCAKQIFKKPLKNELAVYIDVYVKNNVFPDIDNIAKSILDGMQGVVYENDRQIYFLSVQRLRGKDEYVEVRIEPKEAG; translated from the coding sequence ATGTACAAAGTAGTAATCCCGGGTAGGCCGATTCCTAAGGGCAGACCACGATTTAACAGAAGAACGGGAGCAGTATATAATCCAGAGCGAACAAGGCAATATGAGCAATTAGTCGGCTGGTGTGCAAAGCAAATATTTAAAAAACCACTTAAAAATGAATTAGCAGTTTACATAGATGTGTATGTCAAAAACAATGTGTTTCCTGACATAGATAACATTGCTAAATCTATTCTTGACGGAATGCAAGGCGTAGTTTATGAGAACGATAGGCAAATATACTTTCTCTCTGTGCAAAGATTGAGAGGCAAAGATGAATATGTTGAGGTAAGAATCGAGCCTAAGGAGGCTGGCTAA
- a CDS encoding transcriptional regulator yields the protein MLDSNIYRAIEKILYHYFDIKHEIKAKEEEIMNCQKYGFKIDLGNAGYYSDPTATMAIKLCSKELEIMRKWIQVIDAAKEKFKGTGKGRLLEMRYFEELATDYICQKLFIERRTFYHWRDDIVVYIASLAVKYELYDPEKERIKIPAFLNTKSLKKCGTNKAIKS from the coding sequence ATGTTAGATAGCAACATCTACAGAGCAATAGAAAAAATTTTATATCACTACTTTGATATAAAACATGAAATAAAAGCAAAAGAAGAAGAAATCATGAATTGTCAAAAGTATGGATTTAAAATTGACTTGGGCAATGCAGGATATTATTCGGATCCTACCGCCACCATGGCAATTAAATTATGCAGCAAGGAATTAGAAATAATGCGTAAATGGATACAAGTGATTGATGCAGCAAAGGAAAAGTTTAAAGGAACAGGGAAAGGACGCTTACTTGAAATGCGATATTTTGAAGAATTAGCTACAGATTATATATGTCAAAAGCTTTTTATTGAGAGAAGGACATTTTACCATTGGCGTGATGATATTGTTGTATACATAGCAAGCTTGGCAGTAAAGTACGAGTTATATGATCCAGAGAAAGAAAGAATCAAAATTCCTGCTTTCTTGAACACAAAATCTTTAAAAAAGTGCGGCACAAATAAAGCTATTAAATCGTGA